One region of Oxalobacteraceae bacterium OTU3CAMAD1 genomic DNA includes:
- a CDS encoding glycoside hydrolase family 9 protein, translating to MKPAPIRRRGAGKITAMAALLPLLAAVGHGHAAPAALAGDREIKLDQVGYLPGSAKVAVVPNVDGAAFTVVKAGSDTVVMRGTLGAAAAYAPAAETVRLANFSDLAAPGRYQLRVAGLPDSAPFTVGADAYQALNAAAIKAYYLNRAGIALPEKHAGIFARKAGHPDTNVLIHESAASAARPAGTVISSPKGWYDAGDYNKYIVNSGVTMYTLLAAYEDAPAFYKAQNLNIPESGNGIPDLLNEVLWNLDWMLTMQDPADGGVYHKLTDKSFDGMVMPDQAKQQRYVVQKTTAAALDFAAVMATASRVLKPYDGKLNGISARALAASKAAWQWAQKNPAVYYVQPKDIRTGEYGDKNVSDEFGWAAAELYISTGDDAYYKAMGAPALKATIPSWSDVGGLAWMSLARHRKQLTPAADQALIAARIDGLAGDLAKVWKDSAYGITMQAGDYVWGSSAVVLNQSMMLLQGYRLNGKREYLHAAQSGLDYVLGRNAVGTSFVTGYGARSALHPHHRPSAADGIAAPVPGFLVGGPQPGQQDKGDCPVPYPSAAAAKSWLDHDCSYASNEIAINWNAPLVYVSGAIQALTPAPEGLSKK from the coding sequence TTGAAACCAGCACCAATCCGCCGTAGAGGCGCAGGAAAAATCACCGCGATGGCGGCCTTGTTGCCGCTGTTGGCCGCCGTGGGCCATGGCCACGCCGCGCCCGCCGCGCTTGCGGGCGACCGTGAAATCAAACTCGACCAGGTCGGCTACCTGCCCGGATCGGCCAAAGTGGCCGTGGTCCCGAACGTGGACGGCGCCGCCTTCACTGTCGTCAAGGCCGGCAGCGACACCGTCGTGATGCGCGGCACCTTAGGGGCGGCGGCGGCCTACGCGCCGGCGGCCGAAACCGTCCGCTTGGCCAACTTCAGCGATCTGGCGGCGCCGGGGCGCTACCAGCTGCGCGTGGCGGGACTGCCCGATTCGGCGCCGTTCACGGTCGGGGCGGACGCCTATCAGGCGCTCAACGCCGCCGCGATCAAGGCCTACTACTTGAACCGCGCAGGCATCGCCTTGCCCGAGAAACATGCCGGGATCTTCGCCCGGAAGGCGGGGCATCCGGACACCAACGTGCTGATCCACGAATCGGCAGCCAGCGCCGCGCGCCCGGCCGGCACCGTCATTTCCAGCCCCAAGGGCTGGTACGACGCCGGCGACTACAACAAATACATCGTCAACTCGGGCGTCACCATGTACACCTTGCTGGCCGCCTACGAGGACGCCCCGGCGTTCTACAAGGCGCAGAATCTCAACATCCCCGAGAGCGGCAACGGCATTCCCGACCTCCTCAACGAGGTGTTGTGGAACCTGGACTGGATGCTCACCATGCAGGACCCCGCCGATGGCGGCGTCTACCACAAGCTGACCGACAAGTCCTTCGATGGCATGGTGATGCCGGACCAGGCCAAACAGCAGCGCTACGTGGTGCAAAAGACCACCGCCGCAGCGCTCGACTTCGCCGCCGTGATGGCGACTGCGAGTCGCGTGCTCAAGCCGTATGACGGCAAGTTGAACGGGATCTCGGCGCGCGCGCTGGCCGCGTCCAAGGCCGCCTGGCAGTGGGCGCAGAAAAATCCCGCCGTTTATTATGTCCAGCCCAAGGACATCCGCACCGGCGAGTACGGCGACAAGAACGTGAGCGACGAGTTCGGCTGGGCGGCGGCCGAACTGTATATCAGCACCGGCGACGACGCCTATTACAAGGCGATGGGGGCGCCCGCGCTGAAGGCGACCATTCCGTCGTGGAGCGATGTGGGCGGGCTGGCCTGGATGTCGCTGGCGCGCCACCGCAAGCAGCTGACGCCGGCCGCCGACCAGGCGCTGATCGCCGCCCGGATAGACGGCCTGGCCGGCGATCTGGCCAAGGTGTGGAAGGACTCGGCCTACGGCATCACCATGCAGGCCGGCGACTATGTCTGGGGTAGCAGCGCCGTGGTGTTGAACCAGTCGATGATGCTGCTGCAAGGCTACCGGCTGAACGGCAAGCGCGAGTATCTGCATGCGGCCCAGTCCGGGCTGGACTATGTGCTCGGTCGCAACGCGGTCGGCACTTCCTTTGTCACCGGCTATGGAGCGCGGTCAGCGCTGCACCCGCACCATCGGCCGTCGGCGGCTGACGGCATCGCGGCGCCGGTCCCCGGCTTCCTGGTCGGCGGGCCGCAGCCTGGCCAGCAGGACAAGGGCGATTGCCCTGTGCCGTATCCGTCGGCGGCGGCGGCCAAGTCCTGGTTGGACCACGACTGCTCCTACGCCAGCAATGAAATCGCCATCAACTGGAACGCGCCGCTGGTGTACGTGTCCGGGGCGATCCAGGCGCTGACGCCGGCGCCGGAGGGGTTGTCAAAAAAGTAA
- a CDS encoding alpha/beta hydrolase: MNHRRIRTILWAAVLGFCLGGCSLVKLKDNSSAFYSSTVLAGYVTSAVPWDKPVVVAAYARHGSDGRPDIVHHAVLHEAGGYELIVPKGDYAVFAFGDANGNLALDAGEPFGAYTTEPVRASGAGALINLDFAISNLAPPRERAVPLGTSVAGRPAHSTQGGAIASLDDPLFSAESGRRGYWAPVEFFKEVGGNIYFLDEYDPAKTPILFVHGAAGSPQDWRYFVEHLDRSRYQPWIFYYPSGASLDSMSYLLYWKLGNLQRRYHFNRLYLTAHSMGGLVARSFLATYGDQFPSIKLFVSLSSPWGGDPAADQGVAYSPAVIPSWRDVRSGGRFVHKLFDKPLPRDLDYYLFFGHGGRYSLLRQASSDGVITLDSQLRPAAQAEARRVFGYGADHVGILSSPAAFAQYAALLGEADRKGGESRAAREGRLRLGFSYAPGSGAAAAQPVLVLTPEQAGGEPIVVPISALDNGRELGPFPAGAYRAGLVARAFRSKPASVPVTIGAGATADLAFLLAPQGTLSGYIGADVTSADNPAGSFREGRRDIGIESIVLTDGKDRREIRPAGDSRDRSFDAYLAGEDYAFGSFFSFVGLNEGDYELTIKVSGFQPYRQTYSVAPGKYGYLTPIDLDPLR; encoded by the coding sequence ATGAATCACCGTCGCATTCGCACCATCCTGTGGGCGGCCGTTCTGGGTTTTTGCCTGGGCGGCTGTTCCCTGGTCAAGCTCAAGGATAACTCCAGCGCGTTTTACTCGTCCACCGTGCTTGCCGGCTACGTCACCAGCGCGGTTCCATGGGACAAACCGGTGGTGGTCGCCGCCTATGCCCGCCACGGCAGCGATGGCCGGCCCGACATCGTTCACCACGCGGTATTGCATGAAGCCGGCGGTTATGAGCTGATCGTGCCCAAGGGCGATTACGCCGTTTTCGCGTTCGGCGACGCCAACGGTAACCTGGCCTTGGACGCGGGCGAACCGTTCGGCGCCTACACGACGGAGCCGGTGCGGGCCAGCGGCGCCGGCGCGCTGATCAATCTGGATTTCGCCATATCGAACCTGGCGCCGCCGCGAGAGCGCGCGGTGCCGCTTGGCACGTCCGTCGCCGGACGCCCGGCGCACAGCACCCAGGGCGGCGCCATCGCCAGCCTGGACGATCCCCTGTTTTCGGCGGAATCCGGGCGGCGGGGCTATTGGGCGCCGGTCGAGTTCTTCAAGGAGGTGGGCGGCAACATCTACTTTCTGGACGAGTATGATCCGGCCAAGACGCCGATTTTATTCGTCCATGGCGCGGCGGGGTCGCCGCAGGACTGGCGCTATTTTGTCGAGCATCTGGACCGTAGCCGCTACCAGCCGTGGATTTTTTACTATCCGTCCGGGGCTTCGCTCGATTCGATGTCCTATCTGCTGTACTGGAAGCTGGGCAATCTGCAGCGGCGCTACCACTTCAACCGGCTCTACCTGACCGCGCACAGCATGGGCGGCCTGGTCGCTCGGTCCTTTCTGGCCACCTACGGCGATCAATTTCCCTCCATTAAGCTGTTCGTCAGCCTGTCCTCGCCGTGGGGCGGGGACCCGGCGGCCGACCAGGGCGTGGCTTACTCGCCAGCCGTCATCCCGTCGTGGCGCGATGTGCGGTCCGGCGGCCGCTTCGTGCACAAGCTGTTCGACAAGCCCTTGCCGCGCGACCTGGACTATTACCTGTTCTTCGGCCATGGCGGCCGTTACAGCCTGCTGCGCCAGGCCAGCAGCGATGGCGTCATCACGCTCGACAGCCAGCTGCGCCCGGCGGCCCAGGCCGAGGCCAGGCGGGTGTTCGGCTACGGCGCCGACCACGTCGGCATATTGTCGTCGCCGGCGGCCTTCGCGCAGTATGCTGCGCTGCTCGGGGAGGCCGACCGCAAAGGCGGCGAGTCCCGCGCCGCGCGGGAGGGCCGCTTGCGCCTGGGTTTTTCCTACGCGCCGGGAAGCGGGGCTGCGGCGGCCCAACCCGTGTTGGTGCTCACGCCCGAGCAAGCGGGCGGCGAGCCGATCGTCGTGCCGATCAGCGCGCTCGACAACGGCCGCGAACTTGGGCCGTTCCCGGCCGGCGCCTATCGCGCGGGCCTCGTCGCGCGCGCCTTCCGCAGTAAGCCCGCGAGCGTGCCGGTCACCATCGGCGCCGGCGCGACCGCCGACCTGGCTTTTCTGCTCGCGCCGCAGGGAACCTTGTCCGGTTACATCGGCGCCGACGTGACCTCTGCGGACAATCCGGCCGGCAGTTTTCGCGAGGGGCGCCGCGACATCGGCATCGAGTCGATCGTGCTGACCGACGGCAAGGACCGGCGCGAGATCCGGCCCGCCGGGGACTCCCGGGACCGGTCCTTCGACGCCTATCTGGCGGGCGAGGATTATGCCTTCGGTTCCTTCTTTTCCTTCGTCGGCCTGAACGAAGGCGACTATGAGTTGACGATCAAGGTGAGCGGATTTCAGCCGTACCGGCAAACCTATTCCGTAGCGCCGGGGAAGTACGGTTACCTGACCCCGATCGATTTGGATCCATTGCGGTGA
- a CDS encoding lipid A deacylase LpxR family protein, producing the protein MVQNDVFVGSDGGGYTSGITLSHLRSVSPGESSIAPLPVLGTVAPWLGVGPAALTRFSLNQILVTPRDITRKEPDPLDAPYVGALWFGAGQVSVDNNVADMFGLRLGVIGPAAGGRRSQTLIHRLIGSDRPEGWDSQGPTRLLLGVERYRAWRLASAGADDGRPRADAIISAGATAGNLQSSIGASLLLRYGTGLQRNFPSAIHQEIRGGDPVFLGNGWFVYAGLVGDRVFSHAGIGRNHYPENNIAELRRNQTVALAGIAYGFKSASVSFSLQNASPLITSSSKREPYGSLTLTIPL; encoded by the coding sequence ATGGTGCAAAACGACGTGTTTGTCGGCAGCGACGGCGGCGGCTACACCAGCGGCATCACCTTGTCGCATCTGCGCAGCGTGTCGCCCGGCGAGTCGTCGATCGCGCCGCTGCCGGTGCTCGGGACGGTGGCGCCGTGGCTCGGCGTCGGCCCCGCCGCGTTGACCCGGTTTTCGCTCAACCAGATCCTGGTGACGCCGCGTGACATCACCCGCAAGGAGCCCGATCCGCTCGACGCCCCCTATGTCGGCGCATTGTGGTTTGGCGCGGGGCAAGTGTCGGTCGACAACAACGTGGCGGACATGTTCGGCCTGCGTCTTGGCGTCATCGGCCCCGCCGCTGGAGGGCGCCGCTCGCAAACGCTGATCCACCGCCTGATCGGCTCCGATCGTCCGGAAGGCTGGGATTCGCAGGGACCCACGCGTCTGTTGCTGGGGGTGGAGCGTTACCGGGCATGGCGCCTGGCCTCGGCCGGTGCCGACGATGGCCGGCCGCGCGCCGACGCGATCATATCGGCCGGCGCCACCGCCGGCAACCTGCAATCGTCGATCGGCGCCAGCTTGCTGCTGCGCTACGGCACTGGACTCCAACGCAACTTCCCCAGCGCCATCCACCAAGAAATACGCGGCGGCGATCCGGTGTTCCTGGGCAATGGCTGGTTCGTGTATGCCGGCCTGGTCGGCGACAGGGTGTTTTCGCACGCGGGGATCGGCCGCAACCACTATCCGGAAAACAATATCGCCGAATTGCGTCGCAATCAGACCGTGGCGCTGGCGGGCATCGCCTACGGTTTCAAGAGCGCATCCGTATCGTTCTCGTTGCAGAACGCCAGCCCGCTGATCACGTCCAGCTCCAAGCGCGAGCCCTACGGTTCGTTGACCTTGACGATTCCGTTGTGA
- a CDS encoding ATP-binding protein, whose protein sequence is MPHRQSPPHPAHNIAFAAGGGTMGELLRTFDWAATPLGPLESWPPALRTTVSIMLGSSHPMYIAWGPGLHLLFNDAYRPILGGLGDQPELILGKPFNEVWSDIWHVVGPMLNGAMAGVCTYAEDQPFLLHRHGYPEQMYATFSVSPVRDETGAVAGVFCVCSETTGKKRVEERLRLLDTIGKATSIAADAKTIMAEATRLLGQHLDVTRVAYADLEADNDRFTIRHDWTVEGAFSTVGVYSLDLFGSRATGNLRVGKTLQINNVDTELASGDGYEMFNQIGIKAIICCPLVKGGKLVAMMAVHQQQPRAWSADEVALVEDVVERCWAHIERVRSTEALRASDRHKSEFLATLAHELRNPLAPVRNGLELMKLAGGDPRTMGNVRAMMERQVSHMVHLINDLLDIARVSSGKLVLKREHAELKTLVASAVETSQPLLDAAGHTLAISLPDEAAIVDVDVVRLSQVLSNLLSNAAKYTPQGGRIAISARFVDGGLLIEVADNGIGIPAESIDSVFEMFTQVGRSIAHSKGGLGIGLSLVRRLLELHGGTVTAASPGVGLGSTFSIRLPLAAIDHAPQPATPPSATGQRHSAAPLRVLITDDNHDAADTLRDLLDSDGHVTRVAYDGAAALAIAEEFQPQVVLLDIGMPDMDGYATARAMRKLAGLEQVTLTALTGWGAAEDRARSRAAGFDHHLLKPVVLPELLAMLRQASA, encoded by the coding sequence ATGCCGCATCGTCAGTCTCCGCCCCACCCCGCCCACAACATCGCCTTCGCCGCCGGGGGCGGAACCATGGGAGAACTGCTGCGCACGTTCGATTGGGCGGCGACACCGCTGGGTCCGCTTGAGAGCTGGCCGCCAGCGCTGCGCACGACCGTCAGCATCATGCTCGGCTCCAGCCACCCGATGTACATCGCCTGGGGACCGGGGCTGCACCTGCTGTTCAACGACGCCTATCGCCCCATCCTCGGCGGACTCGGCGATCAACCAGAGCTGATCCTGGGCAAGCCCTTCAACGAAGTCTGGAGCGACATCTGGCACGTGGTCGGCCCGATGTTGAACGGTGCCATGGCCGGCGTCTGCACCTACGCGGAGGATCAGCCCTTCCTGCTGCACCGCCACGGCTATCCGGAGCAGATGTACGCGACGTTCTCGGTCAGCCCGGTGCGCGACGAGACCGGCGCGGTGGCCGGCGTCTTCTGCGTCTGTTCGGAAACCACCGGGAAGAAACGGGTCGAGGAGCGCCTGCGCCTGCTCGACACCATCGGCAAGGCCACCAGCATCGCCGCCGACGCCAAGACCATCATGGCTGAGGCCACCCGCCTGCTGGGCCAGCACCTGGACGTCACCCGCGTGGCCTACGCCGACCTGGAGGCGGACAACGACCGCTTCACGATCCGGCATGACTGGACGGTCGAGGGCGCCTTCAGCACTGTCGGCGTGTATTCGCTCGACCTGTTCGGCAGCCGCGCCACCGGCAATCTGCGTGTGGGAAAAACCCTGCAAATCAACAACGTCGATACCGAGCTGGCATCCGGCGACGGCTACGAGATGTTTAACCAGATCGGCATCAAGGCCATCATCTGCTGTCCGCTGGTCAAGGGCGGCAAGTTGGTGGCGATGATGGCCGTGCACCAGCAACAACCGCGCGCGTGGTCGGCCGACGAAGTGGCGCTGGTGGAAGACGTGGTGGAACGCTGCTGGGCGCATATCGAGCGGGTCCGTTCGACCGAGGCGCTGCGCGCGTCCGACCGCCACAAGTCCGAATTCCTGGCCACCCTCGCCCACGAGCTGCGCAACCCGCTGGCGCCGGTGCGCAACGGCCTGGAGCTGATGAAGCTGGCCGGCGGCGATCCGCGCACGATGGGCAACGTGCGGGCGATGATGGAGCGCCAGGTGTCGCACATGGTCCATCTGATTAACGACCTGCTGGACATCGCGCGCGTCTCCAGCGGCAAGCTGGTGCTGAAGAGGGAGCACGCCGAGCTCAAAACGCTGGTCGCCTCGGCGGTGGAAACGAGCCAGCCGCTGCTGGACGCGGCCGGCCATACTCTGGCGATCAGCCTGCCCGACGAGGCGGCAATCGTCGATGTCGACGTCGTCAGGCTCAGCCAGGTACTCAGCAACCTGTTGTCGAACGCGGCCAAGTACACGCCGCAGGGAGGCCGCATCGCCATCTCGGCGCGGTTTGTGGACGGCGGGCTGCTGATCGAGGTGGCCGACAACGGCATCGGCATCCCGGCCGAGTCGATCGACAGCGTGTTCGAGATGTTCACCCAGGTCGGGCGCAGCATCGCCCACTCCAAAGGCGGATTGGGCATCGGACTGTCGCTGGTGCGCAGGCTGTTGGAGTTGCATGGCGGAACCGTCACGGCGGCCAGTCCCGGCGTTGGCCTGGGCAGCACGTTCTCGATCCGGCTGCCGTTGGCCGCGATCGACCACGCGCCGCAGCCCGCGACGCCGCCGTCGGCCACCGGCCAACGGCACTCGGCAGCCCCGCTGCGCGTGCTGATCACCGACGACAACCACGACGCCGCCGACACCCTTCGGGATTTGTTGGACAGCGACGGCCACGTCACGCGCGTCGCCTACGATGGCGCCGCCGCGCTGGCCATCGCGGAGGAATTCCAGCCGCAAGTCGTGTTGCTCGACATCGGCATGCCCGACATGGACGGCTATGCCACGGCGCGCGCCATGCGCAAGCTTGCGGGTCTGGAACAGGTCACGCTCACCGCCCTGACCGGCTGGGGCGCCGCCGAGGACCGCGCGCGCTCGCGCGCGGCCGGCTTCGACCACCATTTGCTCAAGCCGGTAGTGCTGCCCGAACTGCTGGCGATGCTGCGCCAGGCCAGCGCCTGA
- a CDS encoding MFS transporter: MQNKENDKASLAKAASGQSAPERPLTRQDYKTLSLAALGGALEFYDFIIFVFFATSIGALFFPPTMPDWLRLFQTFGIFAAGYVVRPLGGMVMAHFGDLLGRKKMFNLSILLMAVPTLLIGLLPTYASIGLAAPLLLLFLRVCQGAAVGGEVPGAWVFVSEHVPARHIGYACGTLTAGLTFGILLGSLVATGINSVFTPAEVLDYGWRLPFVLGGVFGLGAMYLRRWLHETPVFVELQQRKALAAEMPLKAVLREHRKAVALSMLLTWMLSAAIVVVILMTPALLQKVYGFDARTALPANTVATLSLAVGCVIYGVLADRLGARRMLIAGAGLLAICTYVFYTTLKTQPQLLMPLYALLGLSVGVVGVVPSAMVRAFPAPVRFSGLSFSYNVAYAIFGGLTPIMVTLMLKTQPLAPAYYVMALCGIGALTALFIKDRPLNA; this comes from the coding sequence ATGCAAAATAAAGAAAACGACAAAGCATCGCTCGCCAAGGCCGCATCGGGCCAAAGCGCCCCCGAACGCCCCCTCACCCGCCAGGACTACAAAACCCTGTCGCTGGCCGCGCTCGGCGGCGCGCTGGAATTCTACGACTTCATCATCTTCGTCTTTTTCGCCACCTCGATCGGCGCGCTGTTTTTCCCGCCGACGATGCCGGACTGGCTGCGGCTGTTCCAGACCTTCGGCATCTTCGCCGCCGGCTACGTGGTGCGCCCGTTGGGCGGCATGGTCATGGCCCACTTCGGCGACCTGCTGGGGCGCAAGAAGATGTTCAATCTGTCGATCCTGCTGATGGCGGTGCCGACCTTGCTGATCGGCCTGCTGCCGACCTACGCCAGCATCGGCCTGGCCGCTCCCCTGCTACTGCTCTTCCTGCGCGTGTGCCAAGGGGCCGCCGTCGGTGGCGAGGTGCCCGGCGCGTGGGTGTTCGTGTCAGAACACGTGCCGGCGCGCCACATCGGCTACGCCTGCGGCACCCTGACCGCCGGCCTGACCTTCGGCATCCTGCTCGGCTCGCTGGTGGCCACCGGCATCAACAGCGTGTTCACGCCTGCGGAGGTGCTGGACTACGGCTGGCGCCTGCCGTTCGTGCTGGGCGGCGTGTTCGGCCTGGGCGCGATGTATCTGCGGCGCTGGCTGCATGAGACGCCGGTCTTTGTCGAGCTGCAGCAGCGTAAGGCGCTCGCCGCCGAGATGCCGCTGAAGGCCGTGCTGCGTGAGCACCGCAAGGCCGTCGCGCTGTCGATGCTGCTGACGTGGATGCTGTCGGCCGCGATCGTCGTGGTGATCCTGATGACGCCGGCGCTGCTGCAAAAGGTCTACGGCTTCGACGCCCGTACCGCACTCCCCGCCAACACCGTGGCGACCTTGTCGCTGGCTGTTGGGTGCGTGATCTACGGCGTGCTGGCCGACCGGCTTGGCGCGCGACGCATGCTCATCGCCGGCGCCGGGCTGCTGGCAATCTGCACTTATGTGTTTTACACCACGCTCAAAACCCAACCGCAGTTGCTGATGCCGCTGTACGCCCTGCTGGGGCTGAGCGTGGGCGTGGTCGGTGTGGTGCCGAGCGCAATGGTGCGCGCCTTCCCGGCGCCGGTGCGCTTCTCCGGCTTGTCGTTCTCCTACAACGTGGCCTATGCGATCTTCGGCGGCCTGACGCCCATCATGGTGACGTTGATGCTGAAAACCCAGCCGCTGGCGCCGGCCTACTACGTTATGGCGCTGTGCGGCATCGGCGCGCTCACGGCGCTGTTCATCAAGGACCGTCCGCTTAACGCCTGA
- a CDS encoding DUF1851 domain-containing protein — MDEYFEMFLSDFGPQFSKAQPESAEIENFRGRLPNKLLEYWQIHGWGGYNSGLYWITNPQDYLPVVEVWLDRATISDKQNYFAIARTAFGRVFLWNKQTGQSVTIDSLSGFLITTPPDETLNHEDDTKALQYFISENEPDDVDFSDDTEKPLFKRALKKLGPLTSDEMYGFEPALCIGGIPKLENLVKVKIIEHLILLERLAEVEILHVDVRRHL, encoded by the coding sequence ATGGATGAATATTTTGAGATGTTCTTGTCAGATTTTGGTCCACAGTTCAGCAAGGCCCAACCTGAAAGTGCAGAGATAGAAAATTTTAGAGGTAGGTTGCCAAACAAATTACTTGAGTATTGGCAGATACACGGCTGGGGCGGATATAACAGTGGACTTTATTGGATTACCAACCCCCAGGATTACCTTCCCGTCGTAGAGGTGTGGTTAGACAGAGCGACCATCAGTGACAAGCAAAATTATTTTGCTATTGCAAGGACGGCGTTTGGCCGTGTGTTTTTATGGAACAAACAAACTGGACAATCTGTAACCATTGATTCATTGTCAGGATTTCTTATCACAACTCCGCCAGACGAGACACTGAACCACGAAGACGACACAAAAGCGCTTCAATATTTTATTAGCGAAAACGAACCAGATGATGTCGATTTTTCCGACGACACGGAAAAACCTCTGTTTAAAAGAGCGTTGAAAAAACTTGGTCCTTTGACATCCGATGAAATGTACGGCTTTGAACCTGCGTTATGCATCGGTGGGATACCTAAGCTTGAGAATCTTGTTAAAGTAAAAATAATTGAACATTTGATTCTTCTTGAGCGATTGGCGGAGGTTGAGATTTTACACGTCGATGTGAGGCGACATCTGTAA
- a CDS encoding DUF1851 domain-containing protein: MDEFYEMFLSELGPQFTKVQPSPQQIDRFSGRLPEQLLEYWKLYGWCGYYEGLFWLVNPDDYVSVVETWLESTQIENKSDYLAIARTAFGRIFLWNKEAGQTVTIVSLDSQIITSPPNKKVVAGDDTIPLQSFLIGKEPDRLDIEDVKEKKLFKRALKKLGPVAEDEMYGFEPALCIGGMPVLENIRKFKTIEHLILLERFGEIEIMHIDVGRHLQ; this comes from the coding sequence ATGGACGAATTTTATGAAATGTTTCTGTCAGAACTAGGCCCACAGTTCACGAAGGTGCAGCCATCGCCTCAGCAAATAGACAGATTTTCTGGACGTTTACCCGAACAGCTTCTCGAATACTGGAAGCTTTACGGATGGTGTGGTTACTATGAGGGCCTTTTTTGGTTGGTGAATCCAGACGACTACGTTTCAGTCGTCGAAACTTGGTTGGAAAGCACTCAGATCGAAAATAAGAGCGACTATTTAGCAATCGCGCGCACTGCGTTTGGTCGTATTTTCCTGTGGAATAAGGAAGCTGGCCAAACTGTAACAATTGTGTCCCTAGACTCGCAAATTATTACTTCCCCACCTAATAAAAAGGTGGTGGCTGGCGACGACACCATCCCATTACAGTCCTTCCTTATTGGAAAAGAGCCAGATCGTCTCGATATAGAAGATGTGAAAGAGAAGAAATTATTTAAACGGGCGCTGAAGAAACTGGGGCCCGTTGCCGAAGACGAGATGTACGGCTTTGAGCCGGCACTCTGTATAGGCGGCATGCCCGTCCTGGAAAACATTCGCAAATTCAAGACAATTGAACATCTGATACTTTTAGAGCGTTTCGGCGAAATCGAGATAATGCACATAGATGTTGGCCGGCATTTGCAATAG
- a CDS encoding suppressor of fused domain protein — MRATPHQKIIANKISSEIFSDRKTYTDYWDDNREKSVVLFRAEDSPQRGVDTYSTVGLSAYPLLKDEKEIEVRTEIIGACRSNFKNFDNMIATAAFCIINTKWFCAPGVIFPDIVSMYQASSTLSDLYFCPPFLWNDRLSGLTTDEKEIAWLLAVPISKAEAAFVSSFGAAQLEKLFEEADLDIYDANRASVA, encoded by the coding sequence TTGCGAGCTACGCCACATCAAAAGATAATAGCTAATAAGATAAGCAGCGAAATATTCTCTGACAGAAAAACTTACACCGATTACTGGGATGACAATCGCGAAAAATCGGTAGTTCTATTTAGAGCAGAAGATAGTCCTCAACGGGGCGTAGATACTTACTCGACAGTTGGCCTAAGCGCTTACCCGCTGCTAAAAGATGAAAAAGAAATTGAAGTTAGGACGGAAATAATTGGTGCTTGCCGGTCTAATTTTAAGAACTTTGATAACATGATAGCCACCGCCGCTTTCTGCATAATTAACACGAAGTGGTTCTGTGCTCCAGGAGTAATTTTCCCAGATATAGTTTCAATGTATCAAGCGTCTAGTACTCTCAGCGATCTATATTTTTGTCCGCCGTTCTTATGGAACGACAGACTAAGTGGACTTACGACAGATGAGAAGGAAATTGCGTGGCTGCTGGCGGTTCCAATTTCCAAAGCTGAAGCCGCTTTTGTTAGTTCGTTCGGCGCCGCACAGCTGGAAAAGTTATTTGAAGAAGCGGATCTAGATATATACGACGCGAATAGAGCATCTGTAGCCTGA
- a CDS encoding DUF1851 domain-containing protein translates to MDEFYQVFMDEFGPQIKKVVPSAAQVEKYRGALPEALLDYWRIYGWGGFHDGLFWITNPDELSFAIAAWLKHVEISNDTKYHAIARTAFGQLFLWDQRAGQTITISPHYAQIFTSPPDLDVVSGNSDFTIKCFFSGQVASALDFDDNKDKPIFKRAVKKLGILESDEMYGFEPALTIGGMPRLENLVKVKMAEQLVLLQQLGAVEVLHIDVSRNI, encoded by the coding sequence ATGGATGAATTTTATCAAGTCTTTATGGATGAGTTCGGTCCGCAAATTAAAAAAGTAGTTCCGAGCGCTGCTCAAGTTGAAAAATATAGAGGTGCCCTACCTGAAGCATTGCTTGATTATTGGCGCATATACGGCTGGGGCGGCTTTCATGATGGTTTATTTTGGATAACGAATCCAGACGAATTATCATTTGCAATTGCAGCTTGGCTTAAACACGTCGAGATCAGCAATGATACAAAATATCATGCTATCGCAAGAACCGCGTTCGGGCAGCTATTTTTATGGGATCAGAGAGCAGGACAAACCATTACCATCTCGCCTCATTACGCACAAATATTCACGTCCCCGCCAGATCTCGATGTGGTTAGCGGAAACTCCGACTTCACAATAAAATGCTTTTTCTCCGGCCAGGTCGCAAGCGCACTAGATTTCGACGACAATAAAGACAAACCTATATTTAAACGAGCTGTAAAGAAATTAGGGATTTTAGAATCTGACGAGATGTACGGTTTTGAACCCGCGCTAACTATCGGTGGGATGCCGAGGTTAGAAAACTTAGTGAAAGTAAAGATGGCTGAGCAGCTTGTTCTATTGCAGCAGCTGGGCGCCGTAGAAGTCCTGCACATCGATGTAAGCAGAAATATTTAA